A DNA window from Paenibacillus sp. HWE-109 contains the following coding sequences:
- a CDS encoding M20 family metallo-hydrolase: MPPLQINATRLNERIQALAQIGKIGETGVCRLALSPEDRAGVELVKTWMEEAGMEASIDPFANLIGVKYGKDPAAPILMLGSHVDSQPYGGRYDGAIGVLGAIEVVQRLTEEGVLPACNIEVVAFCDEEGCRFNKGLFGVRGMTGRLETDDLERTDKNGVTRREALLQFGCDPADIADYVFQEGRVGAFLELHIEQGPILESMDEPIGIVSGISGPLWLTVEMTGFAGHAGSVPMSMRHDALLGCAKIIVALNELAQQDPGASTVGTVGSLAVFPDSRNIIPEKVTFTIDLRDIDLARRHALEAQLLQVIDNVSSEHGLAYTIREDTNSEPRYCANWIKETLHEEANVMGLKPPELMSGPFHDSLAMSHVCDYGMIFVRCLEGISHNPKEFASIEDIALGTELLYRVARRMTSGGEGR, from the coding sequence ATGCCTCCTCTACAAATTAATGCCACCCGATTAAACGAACGTATACAGGCACTTGCCCAAATCGGTAAAATTGGCGAAACAGGCGTTTGCCGACTCGCCTTGTCTCCGGAAGATCGTGCAGGTGTTGAACTCGTGAAGACGTGGATGGAAGAAGCGGGAATGGAAGCTAGTATCGACCCTTTTGCCAATCTGATTGGCGTGAAATATGGCAAGGACCCAGCAGCTCCCATCTTGATGCTAGGCTCGCATGTAGATTCACAGCCTTATGGCGGCCGTTATGATGGAGCGATCGGCGTGCTTGGCGCTATTGAGGTTGTTCAACGCTTAACGGAAGAAGGGGTGCTGCCTGCGTGCAATATTGAAGTTGTAGCTTTCTGCGATGAAGAAGGCTGTCGATTCAATAAAGGGTTGTTTGGGGTTAGAGGAATGACGGGTCGATTAGAAACAGACGACTTGGAGCGAACGGATAAAAACGGTGTGACTCGCAGAGAAGCGCTGCTGCAATTTGGATGTGATCCTGCTGATATCGCAGATTACGTGTTTCAGGAAGGTCGGGTAGGCGCGTTTCTGGAGCTGCACATCGAGCAAGGACCTATTCTCGAATCCATGGATGAACCTATCGGAATCGTTAGCGGAATCTCTGGCCCCTTATGGCTCACGGTTGAAATGACCGGCTTCGCGGGGCACGCCGGCTCTGTCCCGATGTCGATGCGTCACGATGCACTACTGGGCTGCGCCAAAATCATCGTAGCCCTGAATGAGCTCGCTCAACAAGACCCAGGGGCATCCACGGTTGGCACTGTTGGCTCCCTAGCGGTTTTCCCGGATTCTCGCAATATTATCCCGGAAAAAGTAACGTTTACGATCGATTTGCGAGATATCGATTTAGCGCGCCGGCATGCACTTGAAGCGCAGTTGCTTCAGGTCATCGACAACGTATCCAGCGAACATGGCCTTGCTTACACGATCCGCGAGGACACGAACAGTGAACCCAGATATTGTGCGAATTGGATTAAGGAAACGCTGCATGAAGAAGCGAATGTGATGGGCCTGAAGCCGCCTGAACTTATGAGCGGACCCTTTCATGATTCGTTAGCGATGTCTCATGTCTGCGACTACGGGATGATATTCGTAAGATGTCTCGAAGGCATCAGCCACAATCCCAAAGAATTTGCGAGTATTGAGGACATCGCCTTAGGGACAGAGCTGTTATATCGAGTGGCACGCCGGATGACTTCTGGAGGTGAAGGGAGATGA
- a CDS encoding aspartate aminotransferase family protein, which produces MSSQSTEDPITKEQLLENDRKYVWHHMSAHNENPMIIASGEGSWVQDVDGNRYLDGMSGLWCVNVGHGRQEIAQAAAEQMMKIAYATLVQSHIPAITLAAKLNEWLNGEYRIFYSNSGSDANEVAFKIARQYHHQNGKPSKHKFISRHRAYHGNSMGALGATGQAQRKLKYEPLGVGFQHVPPPYCYRCPFGQTKGTCQLQCAKAIEDAIVWEGADSVAAVIMEPVITGGGMIVPPDEYLPMIRSICDKYEVLLIIDEVICGFGRSGKQFGHTNYGVKPDIVTMAKGLTSAYSPLSATAVSAELYESFKGQEATSHLRHINTFGGNPVSCQVALKNIEILEKENLVARSAWMGKQFKKRLKPLLLHPNVGEIRRFGSALGIELVEDRVSKVPATAERVLAFITACKVKGLLIGKNGDTVPGFANILTLSPPLSSTDEDVDFIVDTLLAVFKNDQKKG; this is translated from the coding sequence ATGAGCTCACAGAGCACAGAAGATCCGATAACGAAAGAGCAACTGCTGGAGAACGATCGCAAATATGTTTGGCACCATATGAGTGCGCATAACGAGAATCCAATGATTATCGCCTCCGGGGAAGGCAGTTGGGTGCAAGACGTGGATGGCAATCGCTACCTGGACGGTATGTCAGGTCTATGGTGTGTGAATGTGGGACACGGGCGGCAAGAAATTGCGCAGGCAGCGGCGGAACAAATGATGAAAATTGCTTATGCCACCCTTGTGCAATCCCACATTCCAGCAATTACGCTTGCCGCCAAATTAAATGAATGGCTGAATGGCGAATATCGCATTTTTTACTCCAATTCGGGGTCGGATGCTAATGAAGTGGCTTTCAAAATTGCCAGACAATATCACCACCAGAATGGGAAGCCGTCGAAGCATAAGTTTATTTCACGGCATCGCGCTTATCACGGAAACTCAATGGGAGCTTTAGGTGCAACAGGGCAAGCGCAGCGCAAACTCAAATATGAACCGCTAGGCGTAGGCTTCCAGCATGTGCCGCCGCCCTATTGTTATCGCTGTCCTTTCGGTCAAACGAAGGGGACTTGCCAATTGCAATGCGCCAAAGCGATTGAGGATGCTATCGTCTGGGAAGGAGCGGATTCCGTTGCGGCTGTGATCATGGAGCCTGTGATTACTGGTGGCGGAATGATTGTGCCGCCGGACGAGTATTTGCCGATGATTCGCAGCATATGTGATAAGTATGAGGTTTTGCTGATTATCGATGAAGTGATCTGCGGCTTCGGACGTTCCGGCAAGCAATTCGGTCATACAAATTACGGTGTGAAGCCCGACATTGTGACCATGGCCAAGGGGCTAACCAGTGCGTACTCGCCGCTGTCAGCCACAGCCGTTTCGGCTGAGTTGTATGAATCGTTTAAGGGGCAAGAGGCGACAAGTCATTTGAGGCATATCAATACGTTCGGAGGGAACCCGGTCTCTTGTCAGGTAGCGCTGAAAAATATCGAGATTTTGGAAAAAGAAAACTTAGTAGCTCGTTCTGCATGGATGGGGAAGCAGTTTAAAAAAAGATTAAAACCTTTGCTGCTGCATCCAAATGTGGGTGAAATCCGTCGATTTGGCTCCGCTTTGGGAATTGAATTGGTGGAGGATCGAGTGAGTAAAGTGCCAGCGACGGCGGAGCGCGTACTTGCCTTTATCACGGCCTGTAAAGTAAAGGGACTGTTGATTGGGAAAAATGGCGATACCGTCCCTGGATTTGCAAACATTCTGACATTGAGCCCGCCGCTATCATCCACAGATGAAGATGTTGATTTTATCGTAGATACTTTACTCGCTGTTTTTAAAAACGATCAGAAGAAAGGATGA
- a CDS encoding CBM96 family carbohydrate-binding protein codes for MFKKRQTKTAVRIIASTLAALCIHTLVVPVVPGYDKRMTVMAETIPANPIQLSPVEDTYVNGGANVGKNYGTATTLLVKNYDIDSNLNRQTYMKYDLSSISGEIGTAKLKVYAVDTENSTIGMQVYGMEDDSWKETAATWTNKPAFEHYIANLNVGKTASWYEINVTAFVKSQLALDRKASFAFVQQAAKGQVVSMNSRENVANTPYLEISTDRLNASAPSWPNNSTVQVASASGTSLQLSWTSAAALPASYTIYQNGTAIGTVGGGTTSYSVTGLQTNQKYTFKIEAGSSSNQWSNDGPYVTFTVPTSNGTILTPVEDSYVQAGGNAGNNYGTAATLVVKNYDADLNLRRQAYLKFDLHAYTGEIGTAKLKVYAVDGENSNIDVQAYGMENDTWKESTVTWNNKPDIDHYLASVNMGKTAGWYEYDVTAYIKQQLALDAVASIALTEQAAQGHAVVVNSKENAVNRPYLELSASKSNASAPVWPGGGTLGLSNLSETGLQLNWSSATDPAGVTGYKVYKNGTMIANVGGNVTSFAVTGLKTEQHNTFKVEAGNALNQWSNDGPFNTAVTPSTKLVQLRAGNVFVDQEPVGFKVLTTRPSVTWTVYDYEGSMAAGGSAAATSQTEALISVPSMKYGYFMLQVRAELAGSDPVTIKTPFAVLPPLGTAGSENSPFGMATHLHRYPQTMTADILNLMKSAGMRLIRDGFEWPGIEKQQGIYSFGPQPDYYMNMLDPAQFDFLFVSGFTNPFYDNNSTPYTAAGREGFANYMKAYVDHYDGKLDAVEVYNEFYGSFGDRGNGPADSKPEYYYPLLKKSYETIKAAHPNMPVLGTSTVGNLTWIEDVLKLGGMAYMDGFSIHPYLYPGAPEGYDTQIDNLKTLIRTYNNGNLKPIWINETGWPTELDTRGVDEKTQANYLVRAYVVAIANGVEKVVWYDAINDGISNVNEDNFGIIRNPSDSLGSLTPKPAYASYAVMTRMLVDAQFVKRDTTDSDIRSYDFNKNGEHVRTIWAPGKSIPVVLQSAEPLEITDMMGNSNVYTPFNGKIYVTLNDEPIFVNGVVNAVARDNSFTLQGEAARIGDAMSFMLTAQNTTNQAFALSLKIGADAFPVTTGAGGQTVQTIQVPNAGEPGARLLSGVMMHNNDRIGLLRSSASALPPYEVQVRPVITNSETMSKSLQIRVRNESHSKPLQARKIEWQFGTQSGTFDWQTAIAADSDGVAEFPLTGFGLSASSAIKVKVYFDGFDPYTYSGAAEFNPIFQRAVAIDGSVDPETAAAAPTIDLSKGSVKMTGYQGAADLSGQIWLNFDASHLYLTAKIKDDSESSLSSGADIWNNDSIQFAISDGLPGENPYWHEFGISQTPAGPQIYRWLAPPGTAKGAVTKGNLAVTRDEAQKLTVYELALPLSEVTPILPQKNGVISFSILVNDNDGSGRKGYIEWGGGIGDSKLAAKFRSMQWLVSDLTAPTASVAYSTTSSTAAPVIATITPSEPVTITNNGGSNQYTFLANGSFTFEFVDSAGNSGKATATVANIVSGSTGVPGKPVLSDNNGYDTGIKDGNYQVTMNLWWGNNGSIYKLFENDTLIDTQMLADHAPNAQSAVTDVTYKANGTYRYVAELTNAYGTTRSDPLTVQVTGAAPAKPELSSDNWDGDGVYKITMNMWWGTNGTQFRLYENGVLIDTKVLSANSPQAQSAVIAIRDKAKGSYSYRAELVNDAGTTSSEILSVVVK; via the coding sequence TTGTTTAAGAAAAGACAGACGAAAACAGCTGTTCGTATTATCGCTTCAACTCTGGCGGCATTATGCATCCATACACTTGTTGTGCCTGTTGTTCCTGGCTATGACAAGAGGATGACCGTGATGGCGGAAACTATTCCAGCAAATCCGATTCAACTAAGCCCAGTTGAGGATACCTATGTGAACGGAGGCGCAAATGTTGGTAAAAATTATGGGACAGCGACAACGTTGCTGGTCAAGAATTATGATATCGACAGCAATTTAAACCGCCAAACGTATATGAAATATGATTTGAGTTCGATTAGCGGAGAGATCGGCACTGCCAAATTGAAAGTGTATGCGGTGGATACCGAAAATTCAACAATCGGAATGCAAGTGTATGGCATGGAAGATGATTCATGGAAAGAAACGGCTGCTACATGGACGAATAAGCCAGCATTCGAGCACTATATCGCTAATCTTAATGTTGGCAAAACAGCAAGTTGGTACGAAATTAATGTAACGGCTTTCGTGAAAAGCCAGCTCGCGCTGGATCGCAAAGCCAGCTTCGCATTTGTCCAGCAGGCTGCCAAAGGGCAGGTAGTAAGCATGAACAGTAGAGAAAATGTGGCAAATACCCCATATCTCGAAATCTCTACGGACCGTTTGAACGCAAGTGCACCCAGCTGGCCCAACAATAGTACGGTCCAGGTAGCCAGCGCGAGCGGCACGAGCTTGCAATTGTCCTGGACTTCAGCCGCTGCTCTGCCAGCCAGCTATACCATCTATCAAAATGGAACTGCAATTGGGACGGTTGGCGGAGGGACAACGTCGTATTCGGTGACAGGCCTTCAAACGAACCAGAAATACACGTTCAAAATTGAAGCGGGCAGCAGTTCGAATCAATGGAGCAATGACGGTCCTTATGTGACCTTCACGGTACCGACATCCAATGGGACAATTCTCACGCCTGTGGAAGATTCTTATGTTCAAGCCGGGGGAAATGCTGGCAATAATTACGGAACAGCTGCCACTTTAGTCGTGAAAAATTATGATGCCGATTTGAATTTGAGAAGGCAAGCCTATTTGAAATTCGATCTGCATGCCTATACTGGAGAAATCGGTACAGCCAAGCTCAAGGTTTATGCGGTCGATGGGGAGAATTCGAACATCGACGTACAGGCGTATGGCATGGAAAACGATACATGGAAGGAAAGTACGGTAACGTGGAACAATAAGCCAGACATCGATCATTATCTCGCAAGTGTCAATATGGGGAAGACAGCAGGCTGGTATGAATACGATGTCACAGCCTACATCAAGCAGCAATTGGCGCTGGACGCAGTAGCTAGCATCGCGTTGACCGAGCAGGCTGCGCAAGGTCATGCCGTGGTGGTCAACAGCAAGGAAAACGCGGTTAATCGTCCTTATTTGGAACTATCCGCCAGCAAAAGCAATGCGTCCGCTCCCGTATGGCCCGGAGGAGGCACACTCGGTTTATCGAATTTGAGCGAAACGGGCTTGCAGTTGAACTGGTCATCTGCGACCGATCCTGCAGGCGTAACGGGATATAAGGTTTATAAGAATGGAACTATGATAGCTAATGTGGGAGGAAACGTCACTTCTTTTGCCGTGACTGGACTCAAAACCGAACAGCACAACACGTTCAAAGTCGAGGCTGGGAATGCATTGAACCAGTGGAGCAATGACGGGCCCTTCAACACGGCAGTGACGCCTTCAACGAAATTGGTACAGCTTCGTGCGGGTAATGTGTTTGTAGATCAAGAGCCTGTGGGATTCAAGGTGTTAACAACCAGACCATCTGTCACTTGGACGGTTTATGATTATGAAGGTTCGATGGCAGCTGGCGGGAGTGCTGCAGCAACATCACAAACAGAAGCGCTAATCTCAGTACCTTCTATGAAGTACGGGTATTTCATGCTGCAGGTGAGAGCCGAACTAGCGGGGAGTGATCCCGTTACGATCAAAACGCCATTCGCCGTGCTGCCGCCACTAGGCACAGCGGGCAGCGAGAATTCTCCGTTCGGTATGGCGACGCATTTGCATCGGTATCCGCAAACGATGACGGCAGACATCTTAAACCTCATGAAATCAGCTGGGATGCGTTTAATTAGAGACGGATTCGAGTGGCCGGGCATTGAGAAGCAGCAGGGCATCTATTCGTTCGGGCCGCAGCCTGATTATTACATGAATATGCTGGATCCGGCCCAGTTCGACTTCCTGTTCGTCTCTGGTTTTACGAATCCTTTCTACGATAACAACAGTACGCCTTATACGGCTGCGGGCCGTGAAGGGTTCGCCAATTATATGAAAGCTTATGTAGATCACTATGACGGCAAGCTTGATGCTGTGGAAGTATACAACGAGTTTTATGGCAGTTTCGGGGATCGTGGTAACGGACCGGCTGATTCCAAACCGGAATACTACTATCCATTATTGAAGAAATCGTATGAAACGATCAAGGCTGCGCATCCCAACATGCCGGTTCTGGGTACATCTACCGTAGGAAACCTGACTTGGATTGAGGATGTGCTCAAGCTTGGCGGTATGGCCTACATGGATGGATTCTCCATTCATCCCTACTTGTACCCCGGTGCTCCAGAGGGCTATGATACCCAGATCGATAACTTGAAAACGTTGATACGAACTTATAATAACGGCAATCTTAAGCCGATCTGGATCAATGAAACAGGCTGGCCGACCGAGTTGGATACACGGGGCGTTGATGAGAAGACACAAGCAAATTATCTTGTAAGAGCTTATGTCGTCGCAATAGCCAATGGGGTGGAGAAAGTTGTTTGGTACGACGCGATCAATGATGGAATATCCAATGTGAACGAAGATAATTTCGGAATCATTCGCAATCCGAGCGACTCGTTGGGTAGTTTGACTCCGAAACCTGCGTACGCGTCCTATGCAGTTATGACCCGTATGCTGGTAGATGCACAATTCGTCAAGCGCGACACGACGGATAGTGATATTCGCAGCTATGATTTTAATAAAAATGGTGAACATGTACGTACCATTTGGGCACCAGGCAAGTCAATTCCGGTTGTTCTTCAGTCAGCGGAACCACTTGAGATCACGGATATGATGGGAAATTCAAATGTGTATACGCCTTTCAATGGGAAAATTTATGTAACGTTAAACGATGAGCCGATCTTCGTGAACGGCGTTGTTAATGCGGTTGCGCGCGACAATTCCTTCACTTTGCAAGGGGAAGCCGCACGTATCGGTGACGCCATGTCGTTCATGCTAACAGCTCAAAACACAACAAATCAAGCTTTCGCGCTAAGTCTGAAAATTGGCGCCGATGCGTTCCCGGTAACGACCGGAGCTGGGGGGCAAACGGTTCAAACGATTCAAGTACCGAATGCCGGGGAGCCTGGCGCTCGTCTCCTCTCAGGCGTGATGATGCATAACAATGATCGGATCGGCCTATTGCGAAGCTCTGCCTCAGCGCTTCCACCTTATGAGGTGCAGGTACGCCCTGTTATCACGAATTCGGAAACGATGAGCAAATCGCTGCAAATTCGGGTTCGCAATGAGTCTCACTCCAAACCGCTGCAGGCTCGGAAGATTGAGTGGCAGTTTGGCACACAATCGGGTACGTTTGACTGGCAGACAGCTATTGCAGCGGATTCTGACGGAGTCGCCGAATTTCCGTTAACGGGATTCGGGTTAAGTGCAAGCAGTGCAATCAAGGTAAAGGTATATTTTGACGGTTTCGACCCTTATACGTACTCAGGTGCAGCTGAATTCAATCCAATTTTCCAAAGGGCAGTCGCTATTGATGGCAGTGTTGATCCGGAAACGGCAGCTGCCGCACCTACGATCGATTTATCCAAAGGCAGCGTTAAGATGACGGGTTACCAAGGCGCTGCTGATCTGAGCGGACAGATATGGCTGAACTTCGATGCCAGCCATCTGTATCTTACAGCTAAGATCAAGGACGATAGCGAGTCCTCTTTATCATCAGGAGCGGATATTTGGAACAATGACAGCATTCAATTCGCTATCAGCGACGGGCTGCCTGGAGAAAATCCTTATTGGCACGAATTTGGCATTTCGCAAACACCGGCAGGTCCGCAAATCTATCGCTGGCTCGCACCTCCTGGCACTGCCAAAGGAGCGGTGACGAAAGGGAACCTCGCTGTTACGAGAGATGAGGCGCAAAAACTCACCGTGTATGAATTGGCGCTGCCGTTGTCGGAAGTTACGCCGATCTTGCCCCAGAAGAACGGAGTCATCAGCTTCTCCATACTGGTCAACGACAATGACGGCAGCGGCAGAAAAGGGTATATCGAGTGGGGTGGGGGGATCGGTGACAGCAAGTTGGCTGCAAAGTTCCGCTCCATGCAGTGGTTAGTATCGGATTTGACGGCACCGACCGCTTCAGTTGCCTATAGTACAACGTCTTCAACGGCTGCACCTGTCATAGCGACTATAACGCCGAGCGAGCCTGTGACGATCACGAATAATGGCGGTTCCAACCAATATACCTTCCTTGCAAACGGCAGTTTCACATTTGAATTTGTTGATAGTGCAGGGAATAGCGGGAAGGCAACAGCCACGGTCGCCAATATCGTTTCAGGCAGCACAGGTGTGCCCGGGAAGCCTGTTCTCTCTGACAACAACGGGTATGACACGGGTATTAAGGATGGCAACTACCAAGTGACGATGAACCTATGGTGGGGAAACAACGGATCTATTTACAAATTGTTTGAAAATGACACCTTAATCGACACGCAAATGCTGGCCGACCATGCACCGAATGCCCAGTCTGCGGTGACGGACGTGACTTACAAAGCCAATGGTACCTACCGCTACGTTGCAGAGCTAACGAATGCGTACGGCACAACACGAAGCGATCCTTTAACGGTGCAAGTGACTGGAGCCGCTCCAGCAAAGCCTGAGCTTTCAAGCGATAATTGGGACGGCGATGGCGTCTACAAGATTACGATGAACATGTGGTGGGGGACGAATGGGACGCAGTTCCGTCTCTATGAGAACGGCGTACTGATCGATACAAAAGTGTTAAGCGCTAATTCTCCGCAAGCTCAGTCTGCTGTTATTGCAATCCGCGATAAAGCAAAGGGGAGTTACTCGTACAGAGCAGAGCTTGTAAATGACGCTGGTACAACATCGAGTGAAATTCTTTCGGTAGTAGTCAAATAA